A genome region from Frankineae bacterium MT45 includes the following:
- a CDS encoding Sugar or nucleoside kinase, ribokinase family produces the protein MATALDPASRVLVVGDINPDLILRGDVVPRFGQSEQLLDEASLVIGGSAAITAHGLARLRRPVALLGAVGADLYGDEMCRRLSDAGVDISAVRRRSDEPTGLTVVLSGAQDRAILTLLGAIATLTGDEVVEAVDALAGSVSHLHISSLFLQPALAASLPDALAELRCRGISVSLDTNDDPARRWEIDAVLPYVDVLLPNREEVLALAGGDEPRQAATLLAQRGPLVIVKDGAAGAFAVTPDGETLAVPARPATVRDTTGAGDTFNAAFLDAWLDKLELVECLERGVRAGAAAVSATGGTAGQPKRQDLISEKGSTDR, from the coding sequence ATGGCTACCGCCCTCGACCCGGCATCGCGGGTGCTTGTCGTCGGCGACATCAATCCGGATCTGATTCTGCGGGGAGACGTCGTTCCCCGCTTCGGGCAGAGCGAGCAGCTGCTGGACGAGGCGAGCCTGGTGATCGGTGGCTCGGCCGCCATTACGGCCCACGGGCTGGCCCGTCTGCGGCGTCCGGTCGCCCTCCTCGGCGCCGTCGGTGCCGATCTCTACGGCGACGAGATGTGCCGCCGCCTCTCCGACGCCGGGGTCGACATCTCAGCCGTGCGGCGGCGCAGCGACGAGCCGACCGGACTCACCGTGGTCCTCTCCGGCGCGCAGGATCGCGCGATCCTGACCCTGCTCGGGGCGATCGCCACCCTCACCGGTGACGAGGTGGTCGAGGCCGTCGACGCACTTGCCGGTTCCGTCTCCCACCTGCACATCTCCTCGCTCTTCCTGCAGCCGGCGCTCGCCGCATCCCTCCCCGACGCGCTGGCCGAACTGCGCTGTCGGGGCATCAGCGTCTCCCTCGACACGAACGACGACCCGGCCCGACGCTGGGAGATCGACGCGGTGCTGCCGTACGTCGACGTGCTCCTCCCCAACCGTGAGGAGGTGCTCGCGCTGGCCGGTGGCGACGAACCGCGGCAGGCGGCCACCCTCCTGGCCCAGCGCGGCCCGCTCGTCATCGTGAAGGACGGCGCGGCGGGTGCCTTCGCCGTCACACCCGACGGCGAGACCCTCGCGGTTCCGGCGCGGCCGGCGACGGTGCGGGACACCACCGGGGCCGGCGACACCTTCAATGCGGCGTTTCTCGACGCCTGGCTCGACAAGCTCGAGTTGGTGGAGTGCCTGGAGCGCGGCGTCCGGGCCGGGGCCGCCGCCGTGAGCGCCACCGGTGGAACCGCCGGCCAACCGAAGCGTCAGGATCTGATCAGCGAGAAGGGGTCAACGGACCGATGA
- a CDS encoding transcriptional regulator, DeoR family gives MRQEDRLGLILHELNEHGSVGVVGLSAQIGVSAASVRRDLHLLEQQKLLTRTHGGAVASGVLYELPMRYRGGQHYAEKRAIAEAAVALISADVTSVGLNGGSTTTEVGRALASRTGLRVVTNALNIASELAVRANIELVVCGGSARTESYELVGPLAEMTLANVNLDIAVIGVDGVSAAAGLTTHHEVEAHTNRALVKAAERVIVVADSSKIGRRSFARIADVATVSDIVTDSGASPKDVAELRRLGPQVHVVEVG, from the coding sequence ATGCGGCAAGAAGACAGGCTAGGGCTGATCCTGCACGAGCTGAACGAACACGGATCGGTGGGCGTCGTCGGCCTCTCGGCCCAGATAGGGGTGTCCGCGGCCTCCGTGCGCCGCGATCTGCACCTGCTCGAACAGCAGAAGTTGCTCACCCGGACGCATGGGGGAGCCGTCGCCTCCGGGGTTCTCTACGAATTGCCGATGCGCTACCGCGGCGGCCAGCACTACGCCGAGAAGCGGGCCATCGCCGAGGCGGCGGTCGCGCTGATCTCCGCCGATGTCACGTCGGTCGGCCTCAACGGCGGGTCGACGACGACCGAGGTGGGTCGCGCGCTGGCCTCGCGGACCGGGCTGCGGGTGGTCACCAACGCACTCAACATCGCCTCTGAGCTTGCCGTGCGGGCCAACATCGAACTGGTGGTCTGCGGTGGGAGTGCCCGCACCGAGTCCTATGAACTGGTGGGGCCGCTGGCCGAGATGACGCTGGCCAACGTCAACCTGGATATCGCCGTCATCGGGGTGGATGGGGTGAGTGCCGCGGCCGGCCTGACGACGCATCACGAGGTGGAGGCGCACACCAATCGGGCCCTGGTGAAGGCGGCCGAGCGGGTGATCGTGGTGGCCGACTCGAGCAAGATCGGGCGGCGCAGCTTCGCCCGGATCGCCGACGTGGCCACCGTCTCTGACATCGTCACCGACTCTGGGGCCTCACCCAAAGATGTCGCAGAACTAAGGCGATTGGGCCCGCAGGTGCACGTCGTCGAGGTCGGCTGA
- a CDS encoding carbohydrate ABC transporter substrate-binding protein, CUT1 family: MITARRNSLRSVVAGTTVTLIAAAALVACSSSSGGGSSSTGTTITLTHGYTDVEATALTALVKQWNTANPNAKVTLAFNGGNDSALQKTVAGFAAGNYPDIAYEYGSSSAQLSTQPKLVDLTDKVKAAGFNWDDFYPSEQQAASVNGKVVGIPALVDNLSLVYNKKLFAAAGVAPPTNDWTWQDFRSAAAKLTDAGKHQYGWSYVNDGSEDTVWRYLAMLWQAGGDLLTSDNTKPAFDSPAGLAALQQLHDMAVTDKSVYLDTGNQNYLNLFNSGKIAMLWTGPWDLSSINSDVQYGVTYLPSDNGDHETISGPDLYMLFDRSTERTDTAVKFITWLTSPTIHLQFAVATGDLPVRKSESTLPGYKTFLTKYPAEQVFVDNLNNVKHVRPNIPQYAQVSTAVGQMVQSVLLGQATPEAAIKSGASAVTAALAGS; encoded by the coding sequence ATGATCACTGCCCGCCGAAACAGCCTCCGGAGCGTTGTGGCGGGCACGACCGTCACCCTCATCGCCGCCGCCGCTCTGGTCGCCTGCAGTAGCAGTAGCGGAGGCGGCTCCTCGTCGACCGGCACCACAATCACGCTCACCCACGGCTACACGGACGTGGAGGCCACCGCGCTCACCGCGCTGGTCAAGCAGTGGAACACCGCAAACCCCAACGCAAAGGTGACGCTCGCCTTCAATGGCGGCAATGACAGCGCCCTGCAGAAGACGGTCGCCGGGTTCGCCGCCGGCAACTACCCGGACATCGCCTATGAATACGGCTCATCCAGCGCACAACTATCGACGCAGCCAAAGCTGGTGGACCTCACCGACAAGGTCAAGGCGGCCGGCTTCAACTGGGACGACTTCTACCCGTCCGAGCAGCAGGCGGCCAGCGTCAACGGCAAGGTCGTCGGCATCCCGGCCCTGGTCGACAACCTGAGCCTGGTCTACAACAAGAAGCTCTTCGCGGCGGCGGGCGTCGCCCCGCCCACGAACGACTGGACCTGGCAGGACTTCCGCTCGGCGGCGGCGAAGCTCACCGACGCCGGCAAGCACCAGTACGGCTGGTCCTACGTCAACGACGGCAGCGAAGACACGGTGTGGCGCTACCTGGCGATGCTCTGGCAGGCCGGCGGTGACCTGCTCACCTCCGACAACACCAAGCCGGCCTTCGACTCCCCCGCCGGTCTGGCCGCGCTCCAGCAACTGCACGACATGGCCGTCACCGACAAGTCCGTCTATCTCGACACCGGTAACCAGAACTACCTGAACCTCTTCAACAGCGGAAAGATCGCGATGCTCTGGACGGGCCCGTGGGACCTATCGAGCATCAACAGCGATGTGCAGTACGGCGTCACCTACCTGCCATCGGACAACGGCGATCACGAGACGATCTCCGGCCCCGACCTCTACATGCTCTTCGACCGCTCGACTGAGCGCACCGACACCGCCGTCAAGTTCATCACCTGGCTCACCTCACCGACGATCCACCTGCAGTTCGCGGTGGCCACCGGTGACCTGCCGGTACGCAAGTCGGAGTCGACGCTGCCGGGGTACAAGACGTTCCTCACCAAGTACCCGGCGGAGCAGGTCTTCGTCGACAACTTGAACAACGTCAAGCACGTCCGTCCGAATATTCCGCAGTATGCGCAGGTCTCCACCGCGGTCGGGCAGATGGTGCAGTCGGTGCTCCTCGGCCAGGCCACACCGGAGGCCGCCATCAAGTCAGGAGCCAGCGCGGTGACGGCGGCACTGGCCGGATCGTGA
- a CDS encoding alpha-galactosidase: protein MTTVCFVGAGSAEFTRQLLRDLLSYEDLTDAAELTLVMHDIDPRRLRLAEGLARIAVERHGRPAAVRVEADRRRALTGADFVINAVNIGGHTATVIDFEIPAKYGLKQTIADTLGTGGIFRGLRTFSFLDGLANDMRAVCPDAWLLNYTNPMAMNIQYLAVNHPDIRVLGLCHSVFWTVHDLCELIEVPLEEVQFHSAGVNHQAWILRWERDGESLYPLLDERIAADPELERRVRVDMYRRLGYYPTETSEHSSEYVPWYLHDPAEIERLRIPVGDYLQISHANVEEIERLIPQVEAGQYSEPEEEAAEYAPQVIHSLVTGTPRTIQVNVANAGLIANLPAGSAVEVPCRIDAAGVQPQPVRALPPQCAALNQHFLSVVDLTVRAASEGRPEYVRQALLCDPNTAATLSVEKIWHMADEMVAAHAPLLPAALRG, encoded by the coding sequence GTGACCACCGTCTGCTTCGTCGGCGCCGGCTCGGCCGAGTTCACCCGCCAACTACTGCGTGATCTGCTCAGCTACGAGGATCTCACCGACGCAGCTGAATTGACGCTGGTCATGCATGACATCGACCCGCGTCGGCTTCGGCTGGCCGAGGGTCTGGCCCGCATCGCCGTCGAGCGTCATGGCCGCCCCGCGGCGGTGCGCGTCGAGGCCGATCGCCGCCGAGCACTCACCGGGGCCGACTTCGTCATCAACGCGGTGAACATCGGCGGCCACACGGCCACCGTCATCGACTTCGAGATCCCGGCAAAGTACGGGCTGAAGCAGACCATCGCCGACACCCTAGGCACCGGCGGCATCTTCCGCGGCCTGCGGACCTTCAGCTTCCTGGACGGGCTGGCCAACGACATGCGCGCTGTCTGCCCCGATGCGTGGCTGCTGAATTACACCAACCCGATGGCCATGAACATCCAATATCTCGCCGTGAATCACCCCGATATCCGCGTGCTGGGGCTCTGCCACTCGGTCTTCTGGACGGTTCACGATCTCTGCGAGCTCATCGAGGTGCCGCTCGAGGAGGTGCAGTTCCATAGCGCCGGGGTGAACCATCAGGCCTGGATCCTGCGTTGGGAGCGGGACGGGGAGAGCCTGTACCCGCTGCTGGACGAGCGCATCGCCGCCGACCCCGAACTCGAGCGCCGGGTGCGTGTCGACATGTATCGACGCCTGGGCTACTACCCGACTGAGACCAGTGAGCACTCCAGCGAGTACGTCCCGTGGTACCTGCATGATCCGGCCGAGATCGAGCGGCTGCGGATCCCGGTCGGCGACTACCTGCAGATCAGCCACGCCAACGTCGAGGAGATCGAGCGACTCATCCCGCAGGTTGAGGCCGGCCAGTACAGCGAACCGGAGGAGGAGGCGGCGGAGTACGCGCCGCAGGTGATCCACAGTCTGGTCACTGGAACACCCCGCACAATCCAGGTGAATGTGGCCAACGCCGGGCTCATCGCGAACCTGCCGGCCGGGTCGGCGGTCGAGGTCCCGTGCCGCATCGACGCCGCCGGCGTGCAACCGCAGCCCGTCAGGGCGCTACCCCCGCAGTGCGCAGCGCTGAACCAACACTTCCTCTCCGTCGTCGATCTCACCGTGCGGGCGGCCAGCGAGGGTCGACCGGAGTACGTCCGCCAGGCGCTCCTCTGTGATCCAAATACTGCGGCGACCCTGTCGGTGGAGAAGATCTGGCACATGGCCGACGAGATGGTGGCCGCGCACGCCCCGCTCCTGCCCGCCGCTCTGCGGGGGTAG
- a CDS encoding carbohydrate ABC transporter membrane protein 1, CUT1 family (manually curated), translating into MVAKARTRRPATILPRNQQPPVKRRRARGRRRDTLTGWTMIAPSVLLIGLFGVIPVIWSFVLSFQKNDLQTPGQWIGFKNYRKLMHDPVFIDSVRHTIVYTVLFVPITLVLSLLVAAALNRRIRGMTIYRLAVFIPVVTSTIATGVIFTWLMDPNYGLINMVLTRLHLPTFGFFTDPNQALYSIVIMTVWGWVGFGALIFLAGLQSIPQDLVEAAQIDGCSKRGAFWRIQVPLMRPVSGFLLVWLTINALQLFDEVYATTKGGPLQSTLVVVYYLYVQAFQYFHAGYAAAIAVILFLAIAVISVIQLRITRDPLTAGEKS; encoded by the coding sequence GTGGTCGCCAAGGCACGGACTCGCCGACCGGCCACTATCCTGCCGCGAAACCAACAGCCTCCGGTCAAACGCAGGCGAGCGCGTGGACGCCGCCGGGACACGCTCACCGGTTGGACGATGATCGCGCCGAGCGTGCTCCTCATCGGCCTCTTCGGCGTCATCCCGGTGATCTGGTCCTTCGTGCTCTCCTTCCAGAAGAACGACCTGCAGACGCCGGGGCAGTGGATCGGTTTCAAGAACTACCGCAAACTCATGCATGATCCGGTCTTCATCGACTCGGTCCGGCACACCATCGTCTACACAGTTCTCTTCGTGCCGATCACGCTGGTGCTGTCGCTGCTGGTCGCCGCCGCCCTGAATCGCAGAATTCGCGGCATGACGATCTACCGACTCGCCGTCTTCATCCCGGTGGTCACCTCGACCATCGCCACCGGCGTGATCTTCACGTGGCTCATGGACCCGAACTACGGCCTGATAAATATGGTGCTAACTCGGCTGCACCTGCCGACCTTCGGATTCTTCACCGACCCCAATCAGGCCCTCTACTCGATCGTCATCATGACGGTGTGGGGATGGGTCGGCTTCGGGGCGCTCATCTTCCTGGCCGGTCTGCAGAGCATTCCGCAGGATCTCGTGGAGGCCGCGCAGATCGACGGCTGTTCGAAGCGAGGCGCGTTCTGGCGGATTCAGGTACCGCTGATGCGCCCGGTGAGCGGATTTCTGCTGGTCTGGTTGACGATCAACGCGCTGCAGCTCTTCGACGAGGTCTACGCCACCACCAAGGGCGGGCCGCTGCAGTCCACGCTGGTCGTCGTCTACTACCTCTACGTCCAGGCTTTCCAGTACTTTCACGCCGGATACGCGGCCGCGATCGCCGTCATCCTCTTCCTGGCGATCGCCGTCATCTCCGTGATTCAGCTGCGAATTACCCGTGATCCGCTCACCGCCGGCGAGAAGTCATGA
- a CDS encoding Fructoselysine-6-P-deglycase FrlB with duplicated sugar isomerase (SIS) domain, producing the protein MSTEASATISHIEREIHRQPDAWRRADGLGRTSPALPRTGERVAVIGCGTSWFIAVAYAALREGLGLGETDAFAASEFPAGRGYDRVVAISRSGTTTEVVRAIEATAAPVTAITALADSPVAAVADETILLDFADEESVVQTLFATTALMLLRGGLGVAAEGAIAGARAVLAGDHPLPAGAGECQQISFLGQGWAYGLALEAGLKLREAAQLWTESYLQMEYRHGPIAIAEPGRAVWIFGAAVEGIRTDIEATGATLIDDDLDPLADLVRAQTLALQRAKRAGLDPDQPRQLTRSVMLAEADRSS; encoded by the coding sequence ATGAGCACCGAAGCAAGCGCGACAATCTCCCACATCGAGCGGGAGATTCATCGCCAACCTGACGCCTGGCGGCGGGCCGACGGACTCGGCCGGACCTCACCGGCGCTGCCCCGAACCGGTGAGCGAGTGGCCGTGATCGGCTGTGGGACCTCCTGGTTCATCGCGGTGGCCTACGCCGCGCTGCGCGAGGGCCTCGGGTTGGGGGAGACCGATGCTTTCGCGGCCAGCGAGTTCCCGGCCGGGCGCGGCTACGACCGGGTCGTCGCGATCTCGCGGTCCGGAACGACGACGGAAGTGGTGCGGGCGATCGAAGCCACCGCCGCACCGGTCACCGCGATCACCGCCCTGGCCGACTCGCCGGTGGCTGCGGTGGCCGACGAGACGATCCTGCTCGACTTCGCCGATGAAGAATCCGTCGTCCAGACGCTCTTCGCCACGACCGCGCTGATGCTGCTGCGGGGCGGACTCGGGGTGGCCGCGGAGGGGGCAATCGCCGGTGCCCGTGCCGTGCTCGCCGGCGACCACCCGCTCCCCGCGGGTGCCGGCGAGTGCCAGCAGATCTCCTTTCTCGGGCAGGGGTGGGCCTACGGCCTGGCGCTGGAGGCGGGCTTGAAGCTGCGCGAGGCGGCGCAACTCTGGACCGAGTCGTACCTGCAGATGGAGTATCGCCACGGCCCGATCGCGATCGCCGAGCCGGGGCGCGCGGTGTGGATCTTCGGCGCGGCCGTCGAGGGGATCCGCACCGACATCGAGGCGACCGGAGCGACGCTGATCGACGATGACCTCGACCCGCTGGCTGATCTTGTCCGGGCGCAGACCCTGGCCCTGCAGCGGGCGAAGCGCGCCGGGTTGGACCCCGACCAGCCGCGGCAGCTGACTCGTTCGGTAATGCTGGCCGAGGCCGACCGGTCGTCGTGA